Within Deltaproteobacteria bacterium, the genomic segment GCATGCAGATCGATTCCACAGTAGTACTGATGTTGCGTGGTGTAGAATCTCATCGAGGTCTCCTCCTTCGTGGGGTGAGTTGTTTGCCACAGCCACCGTACCCCGAAGGGCCACGGAGGCGGAGGCCTTGATGAGGATCAAGTGGGTGAACCCGGAGACCTACTTCGACGAGCTGCCCGCGGTGCTGAAGCAGGTGCCGGTGTTGCCGGGCGAAGAAGCTCTTTACGGTCAAATCAGCGCGGTGTTCGAGGCCGCTGCAAAAGACCCGGCAATCAAGCAGGCACTGGTTGAGTCCTTTGTCGCCGCCGAAAAGGAACTCGTCGAACCGCTTTGGCAGTGGCGTTACAACGGCGTAGCCGCCGGCAACGGTTGGACCACCTTGAAGAACGGCGCGGAGTTTGGCGCGGACTACTTCACGCGGACCGCCACCGCCTATACGAACATCTATGTCAATGTGCCGCCCGAAGCCGTGTACTTCTACAACGACAATGACAGCAGCGGCACACAGATGAACGGCCAGAACCTGTATGCGGTTACTTTTGCCAAGGGTCAGTTGCCGCCGGTCAAAGGCTTCTGGTCGGTGACGCTCTACAACGATCACCACCTCTTCAACGCCAACCCGCTGCAGCGCTACTCGCTCGGCACGAAGAACAAGACGCTGCAATACAACGCGGACGGCTCGCTCACGCTCTATGCCGGTGCAACGTCTCCCGGCAAGGACAAGGAAGCCAATTGGTTGCCGGCACCTAACGGCACGTTCTCGCTCTACCTGCGCGGCTATTGGGCCGACAAGGCGATGCTGGACGGCACCTGGACGCCGCCCACGATCAAGATTGTGCAGTGAGCAATCCAAGAAATCGCTCAGACGGCGAGGAGGATTGCCCAGCGTTCGACGACGAAGGAGGCTCAGATGAAATCGGCCGTTACTCGCGATCGACCAAGGCATGCACTGGCACTATTGCTGTGTGCGCTACTACTCGGCGGCGTGCGTGCGCACGCCCAGACGGACCCGCTTCCATCGTGGAACGACGGTCCGGTCAAGAAGGCAATCATCGATTTCGTGCAAGCGACCACGGACCAGTCCAATCCGAAGTTCGTGGCGCCGGAGGCGCGCATCGCCGCATTCGATCAGGACGGCACCACTTGGGTCGAGCAGCCGATGTATACGCAGGTGGTCTATTGCCTCGAGCGGGTCCACGCGCTGGCGCAGAAGAAGCCCGAGTTGAAAACCGTCGAACCATTCAAGGCCGTGCTGTCCGGCGACCGCGAGGCGATGGCGAAGTTCACAATGAAGGATCTGGAGAAAATCCTCGGCGCTACGCTTACCGGCATGACCGTGGAGGAGTTCAATGAGGAAGTGAAACGGTGGCTCGCCTCCGCCAAGGACCACCGCTACAAGCACCTGTACACCGAGCTGACGTATCAGCCGATGCTGGAAGTGATGAGGCTGTTCCGCAACCACGGCTACAAGACCTACTTCGTCACCGGCGGCGGCCAGGACTTCGTACGCGTCTACGCCGAGCAGGTGTACGGCGTCCCACCTGAGCAGGTGGTCGGCACCGTGGGTGCGACGCAGTTCGGGTACGACAAGAGCGGCAAGCCGATCCTGACCAAAGTGCCGAAGCTGCTGCTGAACGACGACAAGGCCGGCAAGCCCGAGGGTATCCACATGATGATCGGCCGACGCCCGGTCGTGGCGTTCGGTAACTCGATCGGTGACAAGCAAATGCTCGAGTACACCGGGGCGGGCGACGGCGCGCGCCTCATGCTGCTGGTGCACCACGACGACGCCGAGCGCGAGTACGCCTACGGCCCGAAGTCCAAAGTAGGCACGTTCCCCGACGCCCTCATGGCCGAAGCGAAGAGCAAAGGTTGGATCGTGGTCAGCATGAAGAACGACTGGAAGAAGATCTTCGCCTTCGAAAAATAGTCATCCGTCAACCCACCAACAAACCGCAGAAGGGAACCAACCATGAAACCAACCA encodes:
- a CDS encoding haloacid dehalogenase-like hydrolase, with the translated sequence MKSAVTRDRPRHALALLLCALLLGGVRAHAQTDPLPSWNDGPVKKAIIDFVQATTDQSNPKFVAPEARIAAFDQDGTTWVEQPMYTQVVYCLERVHALAQKKPELKTVEPFKAVLSGDREAMAKFTMKDLEKILGATLTGMTVEEFNEEVKRWLASAKDHRYKHLYTELTYQPMLEVMRLFRNHGYKTYFVTGGGQDFVRVYAEQVYGVPPEQVVGTVGATQFGYDKSGKPILTKVPKLLLNDDKAGKPEGIHMMIGRRPVVAFGNSIGDKQMLEYTGAGDGARLMLLVHHDDAEREYAYGPKSKVGTFPDALMAEAKSKGWIVVSMKNDWKKIFAFEK
- a CDS encoding DUF1254 domain-containing protein, producing the protein HADRFHSSTDVAWCRISSRSPPSWGELFATATVPRRATEAEALMRIKWVNPETYFDELPAVLKQVPVLPGEEALYGQISAVFEAAAKDPAIKQALVESFVAAEKELVEPLWQWRYNGVAAGNGWTTLKNGAEFGADYFTRTATAYTNIYVNVPPEAVYFYNDNDSSGTQMNGQNLYAVTFAKGQLPPVKGFWSVTLYNDHHLFNANPLQRYSLGTKNKTLQYNADGSLTLYAGATSPGKDKEANWLPAPNGTFSLYLRGYWADKAMLDGTWTPPTIKIVQ